In Gossypium raimondii isolate GPD5lz chromosome 12, ASM2569854v1, whole genome shotgun sequence, a single window of DNA contains:
- the LOC105765515 gene encoding beta-carotene 3-hydroxylase, chloroplastic codes for MAAGLSAAVPLKTFRSFHPSPKPRLVFNPLLRLPQLTHGARKETRLSICFVLEEQKHVEPLTVVNLVEEGSGSEDFGNKQILIPPHVAEKLARKKSERFTYLVAAVMSSFGITSMAIMAVYYRFSWQMEGGEVPLSEMFGTFALSVGAAVGMEFWARWAHRALWHASLWHMHESHHRPREGPFELNDVFAIINAVPAIALLSYGFFNKGLVPGLCFGAGLGITVFGMAYMFVHDGLVHKRFPVGPIANVPYFRKVAAAHQLHHSEKFQGVPYGLFLGPKELEEVGGLEELEKEINRRIKSSKSL; via the exons ATGGCGGCCGGCTTATCCGCTGCCGTACCCCTTAAAACTTTCCGTTCATTTCATCCCTCACCCAAGCCAAGGCTAGTTTTCAACCCTCTACTTCGCCTCCCACAGCTAACACACGGTGCTCGAAAGGAGACAAGGCTTTCCATTTGTTTCGTGTTGGAGGAACAAAAACATGTTGAACCCCTGACCGTAGTGAATCTCGTAGAAGAAGGATCTGGTTCCGAGGATTTTGGGAACAAACAGATCTTAATACCTCCACATGTGGCGGAGAAATTAGCTAGAAAAAAATCCGAAAGGTTCACTTACTTGGTCGCTGCTGTCATGTCTAGTTTCGGTATCACTTCCATGGCTATCATGGCTGTTTATTATAGATTTTCATGGCAAATGGAG gGAGGAGAAGTGCCCCTGTCTGAAATGTTCGGCACATTTGCCCTATCTGTTGGCGCCGCC GTAGGCATGGAGTTTTGGGCTAGGTGGGCACATCGAGCTCTCTGGCATGCTTCCTTATGGCATATGCATGAG TCTCACCATCGACCAAGAGAAGGTCCGTTCGAACTAAACGACGTTTTCGCCATTATAAACGCCGTTCCAGCTATAGCCCTTCTGTCTTACGGTTTCTTCAACAAAGGACTTGTACCTGGTCTATGTTTTGGTGCT GGTCTTGGGATTACTGTGTTTGGAATGGCTTACATGTTCGTCCACGATGGTCTCGTGCACAAGAGATTCCCGGTGGGACCTATTGCCAACGTGCCTTATTTCAGAAAAGTTGCGGCGGCTCACCAG CTCCATCATTCAGAAAAATTCCAAGGTGTCCCATATGGGCTGTTTCTAGGACCTAAG GAACTAGAGGAAGTGGGTGGACTTGAAGAATTGGAGAAAGAGATCAATAGAAGAATAAAATCTAGCAAGAGTTTATGA